A single window of Eucalyptus grandis isolate ANBG69807.140 chromosome 1, ASM1654582v1, whole genome shotgun sequence DNA harbors:
- the LOC104440465 gene encoding uncharacterized protein LOC104440465 isoform X2, with product MFVDQDSMQSNLDCFLRCITPVVQSQSLPKTDIRNLNRLWHPWEREKVEYFTLGDLWRCYDEWSAYGAGVPIVMSGGETLVQYYVPYLSAIQIFTSSSYLNREEADSGDCETRDSFSDSCSDESESEKLSRMDGCSSEDSGFEQDTLWPLNDRLGYLYFQYFERSAPYARVPLMDKINELAKKHPGLMSLRSVDLSPASWMSVAWYPIYHIPMGRTIRDLSTCFLTYHTLSSSFQDMDIEDDVECAQRKRKEGEGIGLPPFGLATYKMQGNVWVSGKSGRDQERLMSLLSVADSWLKQLRVQHHDFDYFMGIRHG from the exons ATGTTCGTTGACCAGGACTCAATGCAATCAAATCTGGATTGCTTCCTCCGATGCATAACGCCGGTCGTGCAATCCCAATCCCTGCCCAAG ACTGATATTAGGAACCTTAATCGTTTGTGGCACCCCTGGGAGAGGGAAAAGGTTGAGTATTTCACGCTGGGCGATCTCTGGCGTTGTTACGATGAATGGAGCGCCTACGGGGCTGGCGTTCCGATCGTCATGAGCGGCGGAGAGACCTTAGTTCAGTACTATGTGCCCTATCTCTCGGCAATTCAGATCTTCACCAGCAGTTCCTACCTGAACAG GGAGGAGGCTGATTCTGGGGATTGTGAGACGAGGGACTCGTTCAGCGACTCCTGCAGCGATGAGAGTGAGAGCGAGAAACTATCGAGGATGGACGGATGTTCGTCTGAAGACAGTGGGTTCGAGCAAGATACTCTGTGGCCTCTGAATGACAGATTGGGCTACCTCTATTTCCAGTACTTTGAAAGATCAGCTCCTTATGCCAGAGTCCCTTTGATGGATAAG ATAAATGAACTGGCCAAAAAGCATCCTGGTTTGATGTCTTTGAGGAGTGTAGATCTTTCTCCAGCTAGCTGGATGTCAGTGGCTTg GTACCCAATATATCATATTCCCATGGGGAGGACCATAAGGGACTTGTCCACTTGCTTCCTCACATACCACACCCTTTCCTCTTCATTCCAAG ATATGGACATCGAGGACGACGTCGAGTGTGCTCAGAGGAAGCGGAAGGAAGGGGAAGGCATCGGCCTCCCTCCATTTGGGCTGGCCACTTACAAGATGCAGGGCAACGTGTGGGTCTCGGGCAAGAGTGGCCGGGACCAGGAGAGGCTGATGTCGCTGTTGAGCGTGGCAGATTCGTGGCTAAAGCAGCTCAGGGTCCAGCACCATGACTTCGACTACTTCATGGGGATTCGGCATGGCTAA
- the LOC104440465 gene encoding uncharacterized protein LOC104440465 isoform X1 codes for MFVDQDSMQSNLDCFLRCITPVVQSQSLPKTDIRNLNRLWHPWEREKVEYFTLGDLWRCYDEWSAYGAGVPIVMSGGETLVQYYVPYLSAIQIFTSSSYLNRFREEADSGDCETRDSFSDSCSDESESEKLSRMDGCSSEDSGFEQDTLWPLNDRLGYLYFQYFERSAPYARVPLMDKINELAKKHPGLMSLRSVDLSPASWMSVAWYPIYHIPMGRTIRDLSTCFLTYHTLSSSFQDMDIEDDVECAQRKRKEGEGIGLPPFGLATYKMQGNVWVSGKSGRDQERLMSLLSVADSWLKQLRVQHHDFDYFMGIRHG; via the exons ATGTTCGTTGACCAGGACTCAATGCAATCAAATCTGGATTGCTTCCTCCGATGCATAACGCCGGTCGTGCAATCCCAATCCCTGCCCAAG ACTGATATTAGGAACCTTAATCGTTTGTGGCACCCCTGGGAGAGGGAAAAGGTTGAGTATTTCACGCTGGGCGATCTCTGGCGTTGTTACGATGAATGGAGCGCCTACGGGGCTGGCGTTCCGATCGTCATGAGCGGCGGAGAGACCTTAGTTCAGTACTATGTGCCCTATCTCTCGGCAATTCAGATCTTCACCAGCAGTTCCTACCTGAACAGGTTCAG GGAGGAGGCTGATTCTGGGGATTGTGAGACGAGGGACTCGTTCAGCGACTCCTGCAGCGATGAGAGTGAGAGCGAGAAACTATCGAGGATGGACGGATGTTCGTCTGAAGACAGTGGGTTCGAGCAAGATACTCTGTGGCCTCTGAATGACAGATTGGGCTACCTCTATTTCCAGTACTTTGAAAGATCAGCTCCTTATGCCAGAGTCCCTTTGATGGATAAG ATAAATGAACTGGCCAAAAAGCATCCTGGTTTGATGTCTTTGAGGAGTGTAGATCTTTCTCCAGCTAGCTGGATGTCAGTGGCTTg GTACCCAATATATCATATTCCCATGGGGAGGACCATAAGGGACTTGTCCACTTGCTTCCTCACATACCACACCCTTTCCTCTTCATTCCAAG ATATGGACATCGAGGACGACGTCGAGTGTGCTCAGAGGAAGCGGAAGGAAGGGGAAGGCATCGGCCTCCCTCCATTTGGGCTGGCCACTTACAAGATGCAGGGCAACGTGTGGGTCTCGGGCAAGAGTGGCCGGGACCAGGAGAGGCTGATGTCGCTGTTGAGCGTGGCAGATTCGTGGCTAAAGCAGCTCAGGGTCCAGCACCATGACTTCGACTACTTCATGGGGATTCGGCATGGCTAA
- the LOC104440482 gene encoding desmethylxanthohumol 6'-O-methyltransferase has product MEGAKEGDAAAMLRGQAEIWRYMLGFADSMALNCAVELRIADIIHSHGGRRVTLAQIARSIEGSPAPDLPYLSRVMRLLVRRNIFSVHHPSNGGDPLYSLTDLSRWLVRDSEMNLVPMVIMQNHPVQLAPWHCLGQCVREGGIAFQKAHGVEMWEFAGDNPKLNKMFNDAMACTAKIIMKAVLEVYGDGVGLVGSVVDVGGGTGGVIAEIVRAYPHIRGINFDLPHVVATAPAYDGVEHMGGSMFEAIPTADAVFLKWVLHDWGDEDCVKILKNCRKSIASSDQKPGKLIIVDVVLHDRDDGGGSGDLFEDIGVTFDLLMMAHQSGGKERTEAEWKVLLEQGGFPRYNIIKIQALPSIIEAFPQ; this is encoded by the exons ATGGAAGGAGCGAAGGAAGGAGATGCAGCTGCAATGCTCCGAGGCCAAGCCGAGATATGGCGTTACATGCTCGGCTTCGCGGACTCGATGGCCCTCAACTGCGCAGTCGAGCTCCGCATAGCCGACATCATCCACTCCCACGGCGGCCGCCGGGTCACCTTGGCCCAGATAGCCCGGTCAATCGAGGGCTCCCCTGCCCCCGACCTCCCCTACCTCTCCCGCGTCATGCGCCTCCTCGTCCGCCGCAACATCTTCTCCGTCCACCACCCGTCCAACGGCGGGGACCCGCTCTACAGCCTCACCGACTTGTCCCGCTGGCTGGTCCGGGACTCCGAGATGAACCTCGTCCCGATGGTCATCATGCAGAACCACCCGGTCCAGCTCGCGCCGTGGCACTGCCTCGGCCAGTGCGTGAGGGAAGGCGGGATCGCGTTCCAGAAGGCGCACGGGGTGGAGATGTGGGAGTTCGCCGGGGACAACCCCAAGTTGAACAAGATGTTCAACGACGCCATGGCGTGCACGGCCAAGATCATAATGAAGGCCGTCCTCGAGGTGTACGGGGACGGGGTCGGCCTCGTGGGGTCGGTGGTGGACGTGGGAGGCGGCACCGGGGGCGTGATCGCCGAGATCGTCAGGGCATATCCTCACATCCGGGGGATCAACTTCGACTTGCCGCACGTCGTGGCCACGGCGCCAGCGTACGACGGGGTGGAGCACATGGGAGGCAGCATGTTTGAGGCCATTCCCACGGCCGATGCTGTGTTTCTCAAG TGGGTTCTACACGACTGGGGAGACGAAGACTGCGTGAAGATACTAAAGAACTGCAGAAAATCCATAGCATCATCGGATCAGAAACCTGGGAAGCTCATAATCGTCGACGTCGTCCTCCACGACcgggacgacggcggcggcagcggtgaCCTGTTCGAGGACATTGGCGTGACGTTCGACCTGCTCATGATGGCTCACCAGTCGGGAGGAAAGGAGAGGACGGAGGCCGAGTGGAAGGTGCTGCTGGAACAGGGCGGCTTCCCCCGCTACAACATCATCAAGATCCAAGCCCTTCCTTCCATTATCGAGGCATTCCcccagtaa
- the LOC104440491 gene encoding desmethylxanthohumol 6'-O-methyltransferase: MEGAKEGDAAAMLRGQAEIWRYMLGFADSMALNCAVELRIADIIHSHSGRPVTLAQIARSIEGSPSPDLPYLSRVMRLLVRRNIFSVHRPSDGGDLLYSLTDLSRWLVRDSELNLVPMVIMENHPLQLAPWHCLGQCVREGGIAFQKAHGVEIWEFARDNPEFNKIFNDAMACTAKIIMKAAFEAYGEGFSLVGSVVDVGGGTGGVIAEIVRAYPRIRGINFDLPHVVATAPAHDGVEHVGGNMFEAIPKADAVFLKWVLHDWGDEDCVKILKNCRKAIASSDQKPGKLIIVDLVLRDQEGSGDPFEDVGVTFDLIMMALQSGGKERTEAEWKVLLEQGGFLRHNIIKIQALPSIIEAFPQ; this comes from the exons ATGGAAGGAGCGAAGGAAGGAGATGCAGCTGCAATGCTCCGAGGCCAAGCCGAGATATGGCGTTACATGCTCGGCTTCGCGGACTCGATGGCCCTCAATTGCGCAGTCGAGCTCCGCATAGCCGACATCATCCACTCCCACAGCGGCCGCCCGGTCACCTTGGCCCAGATAGCCCGGTCGATCGAGGGCTCCCCTTCCCCCGACCTCCCCTACCTCTCCCGTGTCATGCGCCTCCTCGTCCGCCGCAACATCTTCTCCGTCCACCGCCCGTCCGACGGCGGGGACCTGCTCTACAGCCTCACCGACTTGTCCCGCTGGCTGGTCCGGGACTCGGAGCTGAACCTCGTCCCGATGGTCATTATGGAGAACCACCCGCTCCAGCTCGCGCCGTGGCACTGCCTCGGCCAGTGCGTGAGGGAAGGCGGGATCGCGTTCCAGAAGGCGCACGGGGTGGAGATATGGGAGTTCGCCAGGGACAACCCCGAGTTCAACAAGATTTTCAACGACGCCATGGCGTGCACGGCCAAGATCATAATGAAGGCCGCCTTCGAGGCGTACGGGGAAGGGTTCAGCCTCGTGGGGTCGGTGGTGGATGTGGGAGGTGGGACCGGGGGCGTGATCGCCGAGATCGTCAGGGCATATCCTCGTATTCGGGGGATCAACTTCGACTTGCCGCACGTCGTGGCCACGGCGCCGGCTCACGACGGTGTGGAGCACGTGGGAGGCAACATGTTCGAGGCCATTCCCAAGGCCGATGCGGTGTTTCTCAAG TGGGTTCTACACGACTGGGGAGACGAAGACTGCGTGAAGATACTGAAGAATTGCAGGAAAGCCATAGCATCGTCGGATCAGAAACCTGGGAAGCTCATAATCGTCGACCTAGTCCTTCGCGACCAAGAGGGCAGCGGTGATCCGTTCGAGGACGTCGGAGTGACGTTCGACCTGATCATGATGGCTCTCCAGTCAGGAGGGAAGGAGAGGACGGAGGCCGAGTGGAAGGTGCTGCTGGAACAGGGCGGCTTCCTTCGCCACAACATCATCAAGATCCAAGCCCTGCCTTCCATTATCGAGGCATTTCCTCAGTAA